In the genome of Anaerobranca californiensis DSM 14826, the window CAATCTACAGGACAAACTTCATAATGACCAGGTTCTATTAAAAATCTGTATATATCAGCTTTAACTACAAATCCCTCTAGATTACCCATTTCATCAACCACCGGCATACCATTTATATTATTCATTTTCATTATATTTAAAGCCTTTTCCACTGATTCCTCTTTAGTAATTGTAATAACTTCCCTTTTCATCAAATCTTTAATTTTCATAAAAAACACCTCCTTTTTTTATTAATTCAACAAATATTTTGTAAATCCTTTTTTAGAAAAAAACTTGACAAGTAAAGAATTGTAAGGCAAAATATTAAACATGTGAAAACTTAATATCTGAAGATTGATAGAGGTGCGGTGTCTAAAAGTACTATATCTGAGGTAAGCACAATGAAGGTATAGGAAAGGAGCCACCGCCGAAGCGTAGAGTTGATGCTTTAAAACTCTATAGCTGGTACTGTATAGAATATATACAGTACTGTCACAAACCTAGTTTGTGGAGAGCTATCATGAAAAGGTTTTATAGTTATATTGATCCTTTAATGCCTTTTTATTTGATAGTCTCTCCTCCAAAAATTACATTAAGGAGGAGTTTTTTTATGCCTGAAATTTTAACACTATTACCACCTCTAGTTGCCATTTTACTGGCCTTTGTAACTAAAAATGTCCTTTTCTCCCTTTTTATAGGGGTACTTACCGGTACATTTCTATTAAACTTTAATTCCCATGGCTTTATCCTAAGTTTCTTTTATGCCTTTATAGATTTAGTGGACAAACTACTTTCATCCCTTGCTGACCCTTGGAATGCCGGAGTAATCTTGCAATGTCTAGCAATTGGTGGATTAATTGCAGTTGTATCAAAAATGGGGGGTGCAAAGGCTATAGCAGAATCATTATCTAAAAGGGCTAAATCTGCTAAAAGTACCCAGTTAATAACCTGGCTTTTAGGCCTATTTGTATTCTTTGACGATTACGCCAACTCTTTGATTGTAGGTCCTATCATGAGACCGGTGGCAGATAAAATGAAGATCTCTAGGGAAAAGTTAGCTTTTATCATCGATGCTACCGCTGCCCCTATCGCCGGAATGGCTATAATTTCTACTTGGATTGGTTATGAAATCAGTTTAATAAGGGATGGCTATGCTCAAATTGGAGAAACAGTCAATGCTTATGGAATTTTTATAGAAACTATCCCCTATAGATTCTATAATATTTTTATTATGGTACTGATAATTTTAACAGCAATTTTAGCCCGGGAGTTTGGACCGATGCTCACTGCAGAGAAAAGGGCAAAAACTTTTGGAAAAGTTATTGCCGATGATGCCAAACCTTTAGTTTCCAATGAAAACCAAAGCACTTTAGCTAAAGAGGGAATTAAGCTCAGTATCTGGAATGCAATTATCCCCATAGGCTCTTTAATTTTACTGGCCTTTTTAGGTTTTTACTATAGTGGCTATACAGCAATTATGTCTGGAGAAGACTTAGAATTGATCCAGTTAATAAAAAATCAACCCCTTACTTTAAACTCTATAAGGGAAATATTCGGAGAATCTGATGCCAGTGTTGTCCTTTTTCAGTCTGCTTTTTTAGCTAGTATTATAGCTATAGTAATGGCTGTTTCTCAAAAAATAATGACTTTAGGAGAAGCCATCGATACATGGTTAGAGGGAGTAAAGTCTTTAATTATTACCGGTGCCATTTTATTACTGGCTTGGTCATTATCAGCAACTATTAAAGAATTGGGAACTGCACCTTATTTGGCAGGAGTTTTATCTGAAACATTACCTGGCTTTTTACTACCTAGCTTAATATTTATCCTAGGTGCGGTAATCTCCTTTGCCACCGGTACATCGTACGGAACCATGGGGATCTTGATGCCCTTAGTCATCCCTTTAGCATATTCAATGGCTTCTGATGTTAATTTAATGACTATGAGTATCGGAGCTGTTTTAACCGGTGCTATCTTCGGTGACCATTGTTCTCCTATCTCAGATACCACCATTTTATCTTCTATGGGTTCAATGTGTGACCATTTACATCATGTTAAAACCCAGCTTTATTATGCTATTTCTATAGGTATTGTAACTGTAATTTTTGGCTACTTACCTGTTGCCCTAGGTGTTCCCGTTACCTTTACTTTACTTTCAGGAATACTAGCCTGTTTCCTTTTAGTAAGATTTATTGGAAAACCTGTACATTAGAAGGGAGCTTTTATTGCTCCCTTTCTTTTTCCCCTTTTTCATTTAACTCTTTTAATTTTTTTACGATTAAATAATTTAATGTTCCTTCTGGGTATTCCCCATTTTCCCCCTTTTCACCTACCGGTATACCTGTTAATATTTCTATTCCTTGATCTACGTGGCTTATGGCATATATGTGAAATTGGCCTTTTTCCACAGCATCAATTACTTCCCTTTTTAACATCAAATTTTTTACATTTTGTACTGGAATAATCACCCCTTGTTCCCCTGTCAAACCCTTTAATTTACAAACATCATAAAACCCTTCTATCTTTTCATTTACACCACCAATTGGTTGAATTTCCCCCATTTGATTTACTGAGCCTGTAACGGCAATGGATTGTTTAATAGGTACTTCTGCAATACTAGAAAGGATAGCGTAAAGTTCAGTACTAGAGGCACTATCTCCATCAATCATGGAATAATTTTGTTCAAAACTTATGCTAACTGTAAGGGACATTAGTTCTTCTTTGGCATATCTACTTCCTAAGAAACCGCTTAGTATTAGCACCCCTTTATCGTGGATACTTCCACTTTTCTTAACTTCCCTTTCAATATTAATTATCCCCGATTTACCTTTATAGGTAGATACAGTAATACGGCTAGGTTTACCAAAGCTGTATTCTCCCGTACCCATTACTACTAATCCATTGATTTGCCCAATTTTTTCCCCATCTACGTCTATCAATAGTGTTCCATCTTTAAACATTTCATTTAATTTTTCCTCATATTTACTATTTCTGTAGATCTTTTGTTCAATAGCTTTCATTACATGTTTTGCCCTTACGATTTTAGAACCTTCTATCTCTGCCCATTGATCAGCTTCATAAAGTATTTCTACAATTTGATTAAAACGGGAACTTAATTTTTGTTGGTGATCTGCTAATCTAGAACTGTATTCTATAATTTTTCCCACCCCCGATTTATCAAAATGTTTTAATTTCTCTTTTTCACAATGGGTTGCAATAAATTTAGCCATTTTATATACATTATCTTCATTTTTATTCATTTCAATATCGAAATCAGCCATTATTTTAAAGAGTTTTCTAAAGTCTTCATCTAAATTATAAAGTAAATGATAAATATATGAGTCACCAATTAATATTACTTTTATATCTAAAGGAATTGGTTCTGGTTTTAAGCTAGTGGTGACAATATATCCCAACATTTTACTTAATGATTCGATGTTTATTTCCTGGGTCTTTAAAGCCCGTTTAAGACCTTCCCATGCCATAGGTTGTGTCAACACTTCTCTAATATTTAAAATTAAAAATCCCCCATTAGCTAAATGTAAGGCACCGGGCTTTATTTGGGTGAAATCTGTTTTATAGGCACCCATCTCACTTTTATATTCCACACTACCTAGTAAATTATAAAATGAAGGATTTGTTTCATTGATAATCGGTGCATGTTTTAACTCCCCATTATTGATAAAAAGGTTGACTTTATACCTGTTAAAAAATTTTTCGTCTTTTGGTGGCTTAAAGGGGAATATCTGCGGCCCTTCATCTTCTCCACTTTTCCGTTTAAATTTAGCTAGATTTTCAAGGATATCTTGTTGCAATTCTTTAATATATTCAATAATTCCTTGGTTATTTCTGTATTTATCCATTATCTTTTTGATGTGATAATTTATAGCATTATTACCTACTTCACAATCTAATTCTTTAAACTTTTCTTTCATTTCCTCTTCTAGGTTTTTTAAATTATTAATGAATTCCACAGTTTCAATATTAAGTTGTTCTGAACGATCCTTTATTTCTTTAATTTCTTCAG includes:
- a CDS encoding Na+/H+ antiporter NhaC family protein — its product is MPEILTLLPPLVAILLAFVTKNVLFSLFIGVLTGTFLLNFNSHGFILSFFYAFIDLVDKLLSSLADPWNAGVILQCLAIGGLIAVVSKMGGAKAIAESLSKRAKSAKSTQLITWLLGLFVFFDDYANSLIVGPIMRPVADKMKISREKLAFIIDATAAPIAGMAIISTWIGYEISLIRDGYAQIGETVNAYGIFIETIPYRFYNIFIMVLIILTAILAREFGPMLTAEKRAKTFGKVIADDAKPLVSNENQSTLAKEGIKLSIWNAIIPIGSLILLAFLGFYYSGYTAIMSGEDLELIQLIKNQPLTLNSIREIFGESDASVVLFQSAFLASIIAIVMAVSQKIMTLGEAIDTWLEGVKSLIITGAILLLAWSLSATIKELGTAPYLAGVLSETLPGFLLPSLIFILGAVISFATGTSYGTMGILMPLVIPLAYSMASDVNLMTMSIGAVLTGAIFGDHCSPISDTTILSSMGSMCDHLHHVKTQLYYAISIGIVTVIFGYLPVALGVPVTFTLLSGILACFLLVRFIGKPVH
- a CDS encoding CBS domain-containing protein, with translation MKIKDLMKREVITITKEESVEKALNIMKMNNINGMPVVDEMGNLEGFVVKADIYRFLIEPGHYEVCPVDWVMAKEVVTVSPEESLLKGAKILRDNDIIALPVVEGRKVVGIISIEDILDYCIEKNFL
- a CDS encoding Lon protease family protein, with the protein product MVEKYRLKAEQLTSLCDIGIFDFETTADLTPLKGIIGQERAVSALTFGLKVKKKGYNIYIAGLSGTGRSSYSYSITEMLAEKMPIPDDWIYVYNFKNPDRPKALNLKAGLGVEFKKDIEDIIENLRNDIPVIFAGTDYEVKKNELLREYQQKSQDIIDELNKKALKHGFVFKETEQGIITIPLFEGRPMKQEEYMNLSSEEIKEIKDRSEQLNIETVEFINNLKNLEEEMKEKFKELDCEVGNNAINYHIKKIMDKYRNNQGIIEYIKELQQDILENLAKFKRKSGEDEGPQIFPFKPPKDEKFFNRYKVNLFINNGELKHAPIINETNPSFYNLLGSVEYKSEMGAYKTDFTQIKPGALHLANGGFLILNIREVLTQPMAWEGLKRALKTQEINIESLSKMLGYIVTTSLKPEPIPLDIKVILIGDSYIYHLLYNLDEDFRKLFKIMADFDIEMNKNEDNVYKMAKFIATHCEKEKLKHFDKSGVGKIIEYSSRLADHQQKLSSRFNQIVEILYEADQWAEIEGSKIVRAKHVMKAIEQKIYRNSKYEEKLNEMFKDGTLLIDVDGEKIGQINGLVVMGTGEYSFGKPSRITVSTYKGKSGIINIEREVKKSGSIHDKGVLILSGFLGSRYAKEELMSLTVSISFEQNYSMIDGDSASSTELYAILSSIAEVPIKQSIAVTGSVNQMGEIQPIGGVNEKIEGFYDVCKLKGLTGEQGVIIPVQNVKNLMLKREVIDAVEKGQFHIYAISHVDQGIEILTGIPVGEKGENGEYPEGTLNYLIVKKLKELNEKGEKEREQ